A section of the Pseudovibrio sp. M1P-2-3 genome encodes:
- a CDS encoding sulfite exporter TauE/SafE family protein — protein MDIVWSEALVLASSLLVAGAVSGFLAGLFGIGGGAVLVPVLVSVLGFVGVDPSVIMHVSVASSLGVIVPTSIRSFMTHRAKGAVDKDLLKSWVIAVPIGVVLASWFASKASDSELKIVFVVIAFAVALRMLLNRDNWSLASDVPTNPLRAFIGALIGFFSTLMGIGGGVLTNTFMTLCGRPIHQAVATSSGVGLLISVPGFFGMVAAGWGSANLPPFSLGYVNLLAVAIIIPTSITLAPWGAQVAHKMPKRKLEIGFGVFLLIVCGRFIYGLV, from the coding sequence ATGGATATTGTCTGGAGTGAGGCGCTGGTACTTGCAAGCTCTTTGTTGGTGGCGGGCGCTGTTTCAGGGTTTCTGGCGGGGTTGTTTGGAATAGGTGGCGGTGCGGTTCTGGTTCCGGTACTGGTGAGCGTACTGGGGTTTGTTGGAGTGGACCCCTCAGTTATCATGCATGTGTCCGTTGCATCATCCCTTGGTGTGATTGTTCCCACCTCCATCCGCTCTTTCATGACCCACCGTGCAAAGGGGGCTGTAGATAAGGACCTTTTAAAAAGCTGGGTCATTGCGGTGCCAATCGGCGTTGTGCTGGCCTCTTGGTTTGCGTCAAAAGCTTCTGATAGCGAGCTGAAAATAGTGTTTGTCGTGATTGCGTTTGCGGTTGCTCTTCGCATGCTTTTAAACAGGGACAACTGGAGCTTGGCAAGTGACGTCCCCACCAATCCGTTGCGGGCGTTTATTGGCGCACTTATTGGCTTTTTCAGCACGCTCATGGGCATTGGCGGCGGTGTTTTAACCAACACATTTATGACGCTATGTGGCAGGCCGATCCATCAGGCCGTGGCGACATCTTCAGGGGTTGGTCTTCTCATTTCTGTGCCGGGTTTTTTTGGAATGGTTGCAGCAGGCTGGGGAAGCGCCAACTTACCCCCGTTTTCTCTGGGCTATGTGAACCTTCTGGCTGTCGCCATCATCATCCCAACCTCCATAACCCTCGCCCCATGGGGGGCGCAAGTGGCTCATAAGATGCCAAAACGTAAACTGGAAATAGGCTTCGGCGTCTTCCTGCTCATTGTGTGCGGGCGCTTTATTTACGGCCTTGTTTGA
- the dusA gene encoding tRNA dihydrouridine(20/20a) synthase DusA, producing the protein MENKQKLYEVGQPVFSVAPMLDWTDRHCRAFHRQFSRKALLYTEMITTGALLYGDAPRHLDFGKSEHPVACQLGGSDPKDLMKAARMVAEWGYDEINLNVGCPSDRVQNGRFGACLMLEPKLVGECIAAMKEVVDIPVTTKCRIGVDDQNEEEALAALVEEVLDAGTDAIWVHARKAWLKGLSPKENRDIPPLNYELVYALKKQNPDVFIGVNGGIKTLEECEQHLKHLDGVMVGRAAYQSPAMMAHVDERIYEACPNENSTAQSIREYIPYIEAELARGTRLSHITRHMLGSYQGVPGARHFRRILTVGANKAGAGLEVLEEALEAVERPASIGYGVEEQEDILATL; encoded by the coding sequence ATGGAAAATAAACAAAAACTCTACGAAGTCGGCCAACCCGTATTTTCCGTGGCGCCCATGTTGGATTGGACTGATCGTCACTGTAGGGCCTTTCACCGTCAGTTTTCCAGAAAAGCGCTGCTTTATACGGAAATGATTACCACTGGAGCTTTGCTTTATGGGGATGCACCGCGCCATTTGGACTTTGGCAAGAGTGAGCATCCTGTGGCCTGCCAGTTGGGGGGATCGGACCCGAAGGACCTGATGAAGGCTGCCCGCATGGTTGCCGAGTGGGGGTATGACGAGATTAACCTGAATGTTGGGTGCCCCTCTGACAGAGTGCAAAATGGCCGCTTTGGCGCCTGTTTGATGTTGGAGCCCAAGCTGGTTGGCGAGTGTATTGCTGCCATGAAGGAGGTGGTTGATATTCCTGTCACCACCAAATGCCGCATCGGAGTTGACGATCAGAATGAAGAGGAAGCTCTGGCCGCACTGGTGGAAGAGGTTCTTGACGCTGGTACCGATGCCATCTGGGTTCATGCGCGCAAAGCGTGGCTCAAGGGGCTGAGCCCCAAGGAAAACCGTGATATTCCGCCGCTGAATTACGAACTGGTCTATGCTCTCAAGAAGCAGAACCCTGATGTATTCATCGGAGTGAATGGCGGTATCAAGACCTTGGAGGAGTGCGAGCAACATCTGAAGCATCTGGATGGGGTTATGGTGGGGCGTGCAGCCTATCAATCTCCTGCCATGATGGCCCATGTTGATGAGCGTATCTACGAAGCCTGCCCAAATGAGAACAGCACGGCGCAATCCATTCGCGAGTATATTCCCTATATTGAAGCCGAGCTGGCCAGAGGTACGCGCCTGTCCCATATAACCCGCCATATGCTTGGCTCCTATCAAGGAGTTCCCGGTGCCCGTCACTTCCGAAGAATTCTGACAGTGGGTGCCAACAAGGCGGGGGCTGGTCTTGAAGTGCTTGAGGAAGCACTGGAAGCGGTGGAGCGCCCGGCTTCAATCGGGTATGGGGTAGAAGAACAGGAAGACATTCTGGCAACCCTATAA
- a CDS encoding autotransporter domain-containing protein, whose product MSVRHFKSKLIYEIPLVIITSTCFAPVSGKATDLVVNSGTTDISGSETYSNVYISQSAEDTATIDVAEADAFLKSTNLFYVGENGSGTLNVTSGGQTETDVLEAGQASGSSGIITVEGSGSLLKSSGYTYIGNSGTGSLSVTDSGEYAADLFEVGHSSDGSGTVEVDGSGSLLKSSGYTYIGNSGTASLSITDSGEYSAGSFDVGYSSNGSGTVEVDGSSSLLNSNGDTYVGTSGTGSLTVSNAGAVTAGSLTVGRYLASEGTVTITDSGSTVTVDKGLVIGSASVGEFTISDGAAVTASSLVLSQHATGVGTLHIEDEGSSLTINNSAVIGNSKPARLIVRNGASASLGSLTADNTSAVRVSGLDAESESVSTLNVSGKTIIGNSGSASLTIEKGASFSTNNLFVGNTSTGSGKVTVSGLNSEVTVDSELNIGAAGASEFELSNRAALITGSLNVDNDSTITIDGNNYSRLPTNMFVKNQTSVGETATATLNLINGARYVTNNVVAANGSKSTVTLNITGTETSFFADEDFNLAASGTGNLNLNSSALLSVKKVEIANNRDGHGTVTLSGSSTKFNVTNNFIITSKGTGTVVLSEGALLDIGGNVIMGANSNSTGTLVFGASEGTTPVGAGKLISEEIQIGGGSHVILFNHSDEDYDFDNVIDATVPTGRPTVFLQTLSGTTNLTQDMSIGSFDFQINGGTLAPKATVEIDGDATVDKTGSLDALLQIEGSGSSLEADTVTVGDAGTGTLTVDQSGIATFDSLIIGSQEDSSGVVEFLNSASGTISSTTVGDSGTGEYSVKSAAQVTTNNLDLGNLSGSKGTFIVEGAGTEVTISNSLSIGVSGSGTLKIQDGSALSFTKNSSSIELAKNSGSTGILTMGAASGDAAVASGTLSASEIKFGSGTGTVVFNHTAPTDDALEFSTDISETGTVKVEAGNTHMTGNWGSNVISTISPNSGDGGVWLFANGTASGGFEVNKGGYLGGSGTIGSASFAAGSQVAPGDDFGTRGTLTVSGDLTLGDSSGGAVYNVHIIGTGDSDFISVGGTANFSESSSVVLFANQSEPYAKTTSYDILQAGALSGTISTVTNGNYPSYLVPALSQTSTVLTLTVANTQASVASVAQTANQYQVAKAVDALRLQSLDEQLAAAEAGASVGELIATYSPVYSGMMFLDPADTRQALDLLGGDVYASITSVMLEDSRFLRDAVWAQEATDEGRYSWAQGFGSWAEWDGSSNAAAFTRNTGGFFAGVDGQVAERLRVGLLAGYSYASYDVSRRNSSANTNSLHLGSYGKLQADWAELQLGAAYSLAFVDAERTVAYGDFYDDPDGNYTTSTFQLFGQVSHSFETPLAKLTPFVGGAFVAQTATSFQEGGGDALLQVSPDAEAVYFSNIGARVKKDFHASGYTVALNLGASWQHLFGDDTAGTQNILANQNYTSNIKGISLSRDTALVEAGLSIDLNANVRATLSYDGLFSENTTDNGLNGGLRIRF is encoded by the coding sequence ATGAGTGTGCGCCATTTTAAAAGTAAGTTAATCTATGAAATTCCGTTAGTAATTATAACAAGTACCTGTTTCGCTCCTGTGAGTGGTAAGGCTACTGACCTTGTTGTCAACAGTGGAACAACCGATATTTCAGGATCAGAGACTTACTCCAATGTTTATATTTCCCAATCAGCAGAAGATACCGCCACGATTGATGTAGCTGAGGCAGATGCTTTCCTTAAGTCCACCAACCTATTTTATGTTGGGGAAAATGGAAGCGGGACCTTGAATGTAACAAGTGGGGGGCAAACCGAAACAGATGTTTTGGAGGCGGGGCAGGCATCCGGTTCAAGTGGCATTATAACGGTTGAAGGCAGCGGCTCCCTACTTAAAAGCAGTGGGTATACTTATATAGGAAATTCAGGAACGGGAAGTCTTAGTGTTACCGATTCCGGGGAGTACGCAGCGGATTTATTCGAAGTTGGGCATTCGTCTGACGGAAGCGGCACAGTAGAGGTCGATGGTAGCGGTTCCCTACTTAAAAGCAGTGGTTATACTTATATAGGAAATTCAGGAACAGCCAGTCTTAGTATTACCGATTCCGGGGAGTACTCAGCGGGTTCATTCGATGTTGGGTATTCCTCCAACGGAAGCGGCACAGTAGAGGTCGATGGCAGCAGCTCCCTCTTAAACAGTAATGGCGATACCTATGTAGGAACTTCAGGAACGGGAAGTCTTACAGTCAGCAATGCTGGAGCTGTGACTGCTGGCAGCCTCACGGTAGGGCGTTATCTTGCGTCAGAGGGAACAGTCACTATAACCGATAGCGGCTCCACTGTAACTGTCGACAAAGGACTTGTTATTGGCAGCGCCTCAGTAGGAGAGTTTACAATAAGTGATGGCGCTGCTGTAACGGCGTCAAGTCTTGTACTCTCACAGCATGCAACCGGCGTTGGAACTCTCCATATTGAAGATGAAGGATCATCTTTAACCATAAATAACTCTGCTGTTATTGGTAATTCCAAACCTGCTAGGCTCATTGTGAGAAATGGGGCTAGCGCATCTTTGGGTTCTTTGACTGCGGACAATACTTCCGCCGTCAGAGTTTCTGGGCTGGACGCAGAATCCGAGAGCGTATCTACGTTAAATGTAAGTGGCAAGACAATTATAGGAAATTCAGGTTCAGCGTCCCTGACAATCGAGAAAGGAGCATCCTTTTCGACAAATAACCTGTTTGTAGGAAACACCTCGACGGGTTCAGGAAAAGTAACAGTATCCGGATTGAACTCAGAAGTCACCGTTGACAGCGAACTCAATATAGGAGCTGCGGGAGCCTCTGAGTTTGAACTCTCAAATCGGGCAGCTCTTATCACGGGCAGTTTGAACGTGGACAACGATTCAACAATAACGATTGACGGAAATAACTATAGTAGGCTTCCAACTAATATGTTTGTCAAGAACCAGACCTCTGTGGGGGAAACTGCTACAGCAACTCTAAATTTAATCAATGGAGCTAGATACGTAACCAATAATGTTGTTGCCGCCAACGGCTCTAAAAGTACTGTGACCCTAAACATAACGGGTACTGAAACGTCATTTTTTGCTGATGAGGATTTCAATTTGGCAGCATCTGGAACGGGGAACCTTAACCTGAATTCCAGTGCATTATTGTCAGTAAAGAAAGTCGAAATTGCAAATAATAGGGACGGACATGGCACTGTCACCTTATCCGGATCATCCACAAAGTTTAATGTTACAAATAACTTCATTATTACGTCAAAGGGAACGGGAACGGTTGTTCTGTCTGAGGGTGCCCTTTTGGATATTGGTGGGAATGTGATTATGGGAGCGAACTCAAACTCTACCGGAACGCTTGTGTTTGGGGCGAGTGAAGGCACTACCCCCGTAGGCGCTGGTAAACTTATTTCCGAAGAAATCCAAATTGGCGGGGGCAGTCATGTAATTCTCTTTAATCACTCCGATGAGGATTATGATTTCGATAACGTGATTGATGCAACAGTACCTACTGGAAGACCGACGGTTTTTCTGCAGACTTTGTCTGGCACGACCAATTTAACACAGGACATGTCTATTGGCTCATTTGACTTCCAAATCAATGGTGGGACCCTCGCTCCAAAAGCAACCGTCGAGATAGATGGAGACGCGACAGTAGATAAAACCGGCAGTTTGGATGCACTTTTGCAAATTGAAGGTAGTGGAAGCAGTTTAGAGGCTGATACCGTAACTGTAGGGGATGCGGGCACGGGAACACTCACTGTCGATCAGTCAGGCATAGCGACCTTTGATAGCTTGATAATTGGGTCACAAGAAGACTCTTCTGGCGTCGTAGAGTTCCTTAATAGCGCAAGTGGAACAATTAGCAGCACCACGGTGGGAGATTCTGGAACCGGAGAATATAGCGTCAAATCAGCGGCTCAAGTGACAACTAACAACTTAGATCTTGGGAATTTAAGTGGCTCAAAAGGAACGTTTATTGTCGAGGGCGCAGGCACTGAAGTTACTATTTCCAATAGTTTGAGTATTGGTGTTTCTGGCTCTGGGACTTTAAAAATTCAAGATGGTTCCGCGCTTTCTTTCACTAAAAATTCCTCGTCAATTGAGTTGGCAAAAAACTCAGGGTCAACCGGCATACTGACTATGGGGGCAGCAAGTGGTGATGCGGCTGTTGCCTCTGGTACACTTTCAGCTTCAGAAATAAAATTTGGGAGTGGAACAGGAACCGTCGTCTTCAATCATACAGCTCCCACCGATGACGCCCTCGAATTCAGTACGGATATTTCCGAAACCGGGACCGTCAAGGTGGAAGCAGGCAACACACACATGACCGGTAACTGGGGGAGCAATGTGATATCAACCATTTCACCGAACAGTGGTGATGGCGGGGTATGGCTGTTTGCAAATGGTACCGCCAGCGGTGGCTTTGAAGTTAATAAAGGTGGTTATTTGGGGGGCAGCGGAACCATTGGCTCGGCAAGTTTTGCAGCTGGTTCGCAAGTGGCTCCAGGAGATGACTTTGGTACCAGAGGCACGCTTACGGTTTCTGGTGACCTAACTTTAGGGGACAGCAGCGGTGGCGCGGTCTACAATGTGCACATCATTGGCACTGGTGATAGCGATTTTATCAGCGTAGGAGGCACAGCCAACTTCTCAGAAAGCTCCAGTGTGGTGCTGTTTGCCAATCAAAGTGAGCCCTATGCCAAGACCACAAGCTATGACATTCTGCAGGCCGGAGCCCTGTCTGGAACCATAAGCACGGTTACCAATGGCAACTATCCCAGCTACCTCGTCCCGGCCCTGAGCCAGACCAGTACCGTCCTCACCTTGACTGTCGCCAACACCCAAGCCTCGGTGGCCAGTGTGGCGCAGACAGCCAATCAGTATCAAGTGGCCAAAGCGGTGGACGCGCTGCGATTGCAATCCTTGGATGAGCAGCTGGCTGCTGCCGAGGCCGGGGCCAGTGTGGGGGAGCTGATCGCCACCTATTCGCCGGTCTACTCCGGAATGATGTTTCTGGACCCCGCCGACACCCGGCAGGCGCTGGACCTGCTGGGCGGGGACGTTTACGCCTCGATCACCAGTGTGATGCTGGAGGACAGTCGCTTCTTAAGGGATGCGGTCTGGGCGCAGGAGGCTACCGATGAGGGGCGCTACAGCTGGGCGCAAGGCTTTGGCTCATGGGCCGAATGGGACGGCTCCAGCAACGCAGCCGCGTTCACGCGCAACACCGGCGGCTTCTTTGCCGGTGTTGATGGGCAGGTCGCCGAGCGCCTCCGCGTAGGGCTGCTGGCCGGCTACAGCTACGCCAGCTATGATGTGAGCCGGCGCAACTCGTCAGCCAATACCAACTCTCTCCACCTTGGCTCCTATGGGAAGCTGCAGGCTGATTGGGCGGAGTTGCAATTGGGCGCAGCTTACTCACTCGCCTTTGTGGATGCGGAGCGTACCGTTGCCTATGGAGACTTTTATGATGATCCTGATGGCAATTACACCACCAGCACCTTCCAGCTGTTCGGACAGGTATCTCACAGTTTCGAAACGCCTCTCGCCAAGCTGACACCCTTTGTCGGCGGCGCCTTTGTAGCGCAGACTGCCACCTCGTTTCAGGAGGGCGGCGGGGATGCGCTCCTTCAGGTGTCGCCGGACGCGGAGGCGGTGTACTTTTCCAACATTGGAGCCCGGGTTAAAAAGGACTTTCACGCCTCAGGCTACACCGTTGCCCTGAACCTTGGCGCCTCTTGGCAGCATCTTTTTGGTGATGATACCGCCGGAACCCAGAATATTCTAGCGAACCAGAACTATACTTCCAACATCAAAGGCATTTCACTTTCCCGCGACACTGCCCTAGTCGAGGCAGGGCTCTCTATTGACCTGAATGCAAATGTGCGAGCCACGCTGAGCTATGACGGGCTGTTCAGTGAGAACACCACGGATAACGGTCTGAACGGTGGGCTCAGGATCAGGTTTTAA
- a CDS encoding flotillin domain-containing protein, which translates to MALSETLPEIIEESVRPMERINGIKILLEGGLHGPNDGAAAQITDRGSNCALFDQRINPALKYCTQAPLMDNLLSKPSIPEARSNLQTRLGPFLKVTLSYPRLNYRRKQEKEVKAVSYFNKTSHCFNLLFSRVALAAETEATRAGAKAAT; encoded by the coding sequence ATGGCTCTGAGTGAAACCCTACCAGAAATCATCGAGGAGTCAGTCAGGCCTATGGAGCGGATCAATGGCATCAAGATTTTGCTGGAGGGTGGCCTACATGGACCCAATGACGGAGCCGCCGCGCAAATCACAGATAGAGGGTCCAACTGCGCTTTATTCGACCAGCGGATCAACCCGGCCCTCAAGTACTGCACGCAGGCACCACTGATGGATAACCTCTTGAGTAAACCGAGCATTCCCGAGGCTCGCTCCAATCTTCAAACAAGGCTAGGGCCTTTTTTAAAAGTTACTCTCTCCTACCCCCGTTTGAATTATCGAAGGAAACAGGAGAAAGAGGTTAAAGCAGTGAGCTATTTCAATAAAACGTCTCACTGCTTTAACCTCCTATTTAGCCGCGTAGCTTTAGCCGCCGAAACTGAAGCCACCAGAGCGGGAGCCAAAGCCGCCACGTGA
- a CDS encoding DUF1190 domain-containing protein, whose product MRKRSGQLKLVMMATTTMAIAGCGAEPQEEGHFYTSLGQCQRDEVFTKAQCEQAFAEGEARHEKTAPRYESNGLCEEQHGSNQCSPHKPEGSIRTDYYTPNVGGYFLAGMITSAVIDGIGDLARPAYRNRRGGYYTSSGYKLGPVTSGYKTKVSTKAVTKKVIRPKVQTRTSVASRGGFGSRSGGFSFGG is encoded by the coding sequence ATGAGAAAACGTTCAGGCCAACTAAAGCTGGTCATGATGGCCACCACCACGATGGCAATTGCTGGGTGTGGTGCGGAGCCACAAGAGGAAGGACACTTTTATACCTCCCTTGGGCAATGCCAAAGAGATGAAGTGTTTACAAAAGCACAGTGTGAGCAGGCTTTTGCTGAGGGCGAAGCGCGGCATGAGAAAACTGCGCCGCGCTATGAGAGTAACGGTTTATGTGAGGAACAGCACGGTAGTAATCAGTGCTCGCCTCATAAACCAGAAGGATCAATCCGAACAGACTATTATACGCCAAATGTAGGTGGCTACTTTCTTGCCGGTATGATTACGTCTGCAGTGATTGATGGAATAGGGGATTTGGCACGCCCTGCATATAGAAACCGCAGAGGGGGCTACTATACATCCTCCGGCTACAAACTGGGGCCAGTGACATCGGGTTATAAGACAAAGGTCTCCACAAAAGCTGTTACCAAAAAGGTCATTCGACCCAAGGTCCAAACACGAACATCAGTTGCCTCACGTGGCGGCTTTGGCTCCCGCTCTGGTGGCTTCAGTTTCGGCGGCTAA
- a CDS encoding DUF350 domain-containing protein encodes MTDLQGSLMGVIPFLAYFASALILLFGFCIIYTRITPHREMALIKQNNISAALSFSGAMLGFSLPIASAAANSVDLVDFLVWGVIAGIVQIITYLVFRLFYPKVSQRIEDGEIAIGIHLATVSLAVGWLNAASMTY; translated from the coding sequence TTGACTGACTTACAAGGCTCATTGATGGGCGTTATTCCTTTTCTGGCGTATTTTGCAAGCGCCCTTATTCTACTTTTTGGTTTTTGTATAATTTATACGCGTATAACTCCCCATCGGGAAATGGCGCTCATTAAGCAAAATAATATCAGTGCTGCATTGTCCTTTTCAGGGGCGATGCTGGGCTTTTCCCTTCCCATTGCAAGTGCTGCCGCCAACTCTGTGGACCTCGTTGATTTTCTGGTCTGGGGCGTAATTGCCGGTATTGTACAAATTATAACCTATCTCGTTTTCAGGCTGTTTTACCCGAAAGTGTCACAGCGGATTGAAGATGGTGAAATCGCAATCGGTATCCATTTGGCGACCGTTTCCTTGGCTGTTGGCTGGCTGAATGCTGCCTCAATGACGTATTGA
- a CDS encoding DUF2491 family protein, with product MFKWLNRKPTPTLPEISELTIGRTVKVDPLTLKMWPSDCLIAAPKNAMSIVAQGHCDLGEQSHLHRFYPDDDSVLLQIQGGDGREDTRIDEIMLWSYYDVQYPSTQVQWDEFGKRIKQTSYRLPCEDGELLYERAWFDSSSQPEDPMSYWESVYSDRQMTDKKAIFQSAMLFARRLSDGEDEMLLVNMEEPEGGERCVTHMVGRALTKHSLII from the coding sequence ATGTTCAAGTGGCTTAATCGTAAACCCACGCCAACGCTGCCGGAAATTTCGGAGCTGACTATAGGGCGCACAGTCAAGGTAGATCCACTGACTCTCAAAATGTGGCCAAGTGACTGTCTGATAGCGGCTCCCAAAAATGCCATGTCCATTGTGGCTCAGGGACACTGCGACCTTGGAGAGCAGTCCCACCTGCATAGGTTTTACCCTGATGACGATAGTGTCCTGTTGCAAATTCAGGGCGGCGACGGACGCGAAGACACGCGCATCGATGAAATTATGCTCTGGAGCTACTATGATGTGCAATACCCTTCAACGCAGGTGCAATGGGACGAGTTCGGCAAACGAATAAAGCAGACTTCGTATCGCCTTCCCTGTGAAGACGGTGAGCTCTTATATGAGCGTGCTTGGTTTGACAGCTCCTCCCAGCCAGAAGACCCGATGTCGTATTGGGAGAGTGTTTACAGTGATCGCCAAATGACTGACAAAAAGGCGATCTTTCAATCTGCAATGTTGTTCGCACGCCGTTTGAGTGATGGGGAAGACGAAATGCTGCTGGTCAATATGGAAGAACCGGAAGGCGGGGAACGCTGTGTAACCCACATGGTGGGCCGGGCTCTCACAAAGCATTCTTTAATCATCTAG
- a CDS encoding potassium channel family protein produces MVQVRGWTLFALVLGYLVLSWFLFYISGEQALTSNLIDYLYFAATTASTVGYGDMSPVTTNGKLVAAIWFFPGALLVFTAMLSKITSKIVQGVRLMVDGHGNFERVNAATVIIGYHPEKTEVMINDLLAGQASPGAIILLANRTGIPVPDGVRYVRAERLDTIATLKRAGVTNASKVLIYTDEDAQTFNICLAIRELNPDVHVAAYFDDRDTARRASHLAHIEAVVSRATESLVRAAQDPGSSRVLMALSSATLNSTIYSKKIEGSNAVPLPAIELALNKLDTTLLAVSKAETSDICFRPFPEEMPHGSVLYYVAEKRINSKLWENIMGDLNVQVA; encoded by the coding sequence ATGGTACAGGTGAGAGGGTGGACACTCTTCGCTCTGGTTCTTGGTTATCTGGTTTTATCCTGGTTTTTGTTCTACATATCTGGTGAGCAGGCTCTTACATCAAACCTGATTGATTATCTGTATTTTGCTGCAACAACAGCCTCAACAGTGGGCTATGGAGATATGTCTCCCGTAACAACCAATGGCAAGCTGGTGGCAGCCATATGGTTTTTTCCGGGGGCTTTGCTTGTATTTACAGCGATGCTCAGCAAGATAACCAGCAAAATTGTTCAAGGAGTACGTCTTATGGTTGATGGCCACGGGAACTTTGAAAGGGTGAATGCAGCTACCGTCATCATTGGCTACCACCCCGAAAAGACAGAGGTCATGATCAATGATCTTCTGGCAGGGCAGGCAAGTCCAGGCGCGATCATCCTTCTAGCCAATAGAACGGGAATACCTGTTCCCGATGGCGTGCGTTATGTTCGCGCTGAACGTCTGGACACCATCGCCACCCTAAAGCGTGCGGGCGTAACTAACGCAAGTAAAGTGCTTATTTATACAGATGAAGACGCACAAACCTTCAATATCTGTTTGGCCATACGGGAGCTTAACCCAGATGTCCACGTTGCAGCATATTTTGATGATCGTGACACGGCCCGGCGGGCTTCCCATCTAGCCCATATTGAAGCGGTGGTTTCACGGGCAACCGAATCTCTGGTTCGTGCCGCACAAGACCCAGGTTCAAGCCGTGTCCTTATGGCGCTGAGCTCTGCAACACTCAACTCGACAATATATTCCAAGAAGATCGAAGGTTCAAACGCCGTACCCCTGCCTGCTATCGAGCTGGCCCTCAATAAACTGGATACGACGTTATTGGCCGTCTCAAAGGCAGAAACAAGCGATATTTGCTTCAGGCCATTTCCCGAAGAAATGCCTCATGGATCTGTGCTCTATTATGTCGCAGAAAAGCGCATCAATTCAAAGCTTTGGGAAAATATAATGGGGGATCTCAATGTTCAAGTGGCTTAA
- a CDS encoding YjfI family protein produces the protein MELYEMEAVSSPWNIFSLKEALERSEDLLDGEFELTINEGAEAVLEVIVEAAGGTRLFVAINGEQVITSTVLWPRDAIDDPAAFEAMMLRSHKNLLPLCALSIDRVGDREYYELFGSMSARSSLHSVITEMRTLANNAIELANEVGPKATVA, from the coding sequence ATGGAGTTATATGAAATGGAAGCCGTATCCTCTCCTTGGAATATCTTCAGCTTGAAGGAAGCTTTGGAACGCAGCGAAGACCTTTTGGATGGCGAGTTTGAGCTAACTATCAACGAAGGGGCAGAAGCTGTTCTGGAAGTTATTGTGGAAGCTGCCGGAGGCACACGGTTGTTTGTGGCGATCAATGGTGAACAGGTTATCACGTCAACCGTCTTATGGCCCCGTGATGCCATCGATGACCCTGCCGCATTTGAGGCCATGATGCTGCGTAGCCACAAGAATTTACTGCCGCTGTGTGCTCTGTCCATCGACCGTGTTGGAGATAGGGAATACTATGAGCTGTTCGGATCCATGTCTGCTCGTTCCTCTTTACATTCCGTGATAACGGAAATGCGCACACTGGCAAACAATGCCATCGAACTTGCCAATGAAGTGGGACCAAAAGCCACCGTTGCTTAA
- a CDS encoding PspA/IM30 family protein: MSVWGKLFTAFKGRANDAAEAIQDANLMTILDQEIREAKQALAKAKDEKARMTANMVIKEKAITEIETEVERRTEAARKAKGMGDEPLAVEIIQSIIKLREKSLDEDKQRQQYQQTVEKMEASIRQAQNNIDNLKRKIESAKANEALISAQKAASLNTTASNGKLASAVDSLDRLEKRQAHQQALLEAAEQDARVEAGVDLEEKLRKLESPNQGDVQALLASL; this comes from the coding sequence ATGAGTGTTTGGGGCAAACTATTTACAGCCTTCAAGGGCCGCGCCAATGATGCGGCAGAAGCCATTCAAGATGCCAACCTGATGACCATTCTGGATCAGGAAATTCGCGAAGCAAAACAAGCCTTGGCAAAAGCCAAGGATGAAAAAGCCCGCATGACTGCCAACATGGTCATAAAGGAAAAGGCCATCACGGAAATTGAAACTGAAGTGGAGCGCAGGACGGAAGCTGCCCGCAAAGCCAAAGGCATGGGTGACGAACCCCTGGCCGTTGAAATCATACAAAGCATCATCAAGCTGCGGGAAAAGTCTCTGGATGAAGACAAACAGAGGCAGCAGTATCAGCAAACAGTTGAGAAGATGGAAGCCTCCATTCGGCAGGCTCAAAATAACATCGACAACCTGAAGCGTAAAATTGAAAGTGCCAAAGCCAATGAAGCTTTGATTTCCGCGCAAAAAGCAGCTTCTTTGAACACAACGGCGTCAAATGGAAAACTGGCCAGCGCTGTCGACAGTCTGGACCGACTTGAGAAACGTCAGGCCCATCAGCAAGCATTGCTGGAAGCCGCAGAACAAGATGCACGAGTGGAAGCTGGCGTTGATCTAGAAGAAAAGCTGCGCAAGCTTGAAAGCCCAAATCAAGGTGATGTCCAAGCCCTTCTTGCCAGCCTTTAA